TCATTCGTCATCAACCCAAAACTTCATTATAATGAACACAAATCTTTGAAAAAGTGGTGAATGCGACATGAAAAAAATTATGATTGTCAATACAAGCCATACACAATTTGACGGCACAGATAAACCCACTGGCTTATGGTTAAGTGAATTAGTCCATTTCTATGATGTCTTTCATGGTAATGAAGATTACCAAATCGATTTATACAACATTAAAGGTGGCGAAACACCTTTAGATCCTGTCAGTTTAACACCAGGTATATTAGACAAGCTGACAAAAAGTTATTATGAAAATGAATTGTTTATGGATCAATTAAAGTTAACGCCAAGTATTGACACAGCAGATCCGTCCGCTTACGACGTGATTTATTTTACAGGAGGCCATGGTGTGATGTATGATTTCCCAGGAAATACGCATGTACAACAAGCGATTAACACGATTTATGATAAGGGGGGCATCGTGGCATCTGTATGTCACGGGGCAGCGGCCTTACTCGAAGCGAAGAGACCGAATCATTATTTCCTTATCGACGGGAAAAAATTAACAGGATTTTCAAACGCTGAAGAAGTATTAGCGAATCGCAAAAAAATAGTACCTTTTGAACTCGAATCAGAATTGAAACTTAAAGGTGCGCAATATACGAAATCAAAAGTACCTATGAAAGGGTTTATCCAAGTGGATGGTAATCTGATTACAGGTCAAAATCCAGCATCGGCGAAGAAAGTAGCTGAAGCGGTTAAAGATGCATTAGCGTCGAAATAATGGTGTGCCTCCTTGTATGAATTAAGGGATTTGAAAGCAACGTCATGGTTTATTTATGATGTTGCTTTTTATATTGCGGTAAATCAAAAAAGGGTTTCGAATGGCATTCGACTGAGGTAATATGGGAAAATAAAGTATCTAATTCCATAATATTTTTTAATCTTAACGCTATATTTTTGAGGGGTGACATTTATGGAGCGGGTCCATTATCATGGGATAACCTTTGTGTTATTTATTACGGGGCTCTTAGTCATGTTTAGTTTATACAGCACGATAACGATAGGTGCATCAATTGCGCAAGACTTTTCCGTACCCGTCACAAATACACCATTGGCCAGCATGGCATTTTCGTTCACATTTGCGCTAGGATGTTTAATATATGGGATACTTTCGGATAAATTTGGGCGCAAACAAATCATGTTATATGGTTTAATTGCACATACTATTTTTACGTTGCTGTCCGTTTTTTCTACGTCCTTTATGATGCTTGTGGTATTCAGAGGCGCTCAAGGTTTAGCCGCTGCCGCCTATGCGCCGATCATCATTGCTTACATTTCAGACTTATTTCCTGAAAACAAACGTGTGACAGCGACAAGTTTTATGACAATGGGCTTTTTGTTTGCGGGCATTTTCGGACAAGTGATTAGTGAAATGATTGCGAACGCATATGATTGGCGTATGGTCTTCCTTATATTAGGGAATTGCTATGCTGTACTAGCTGTTGTAAATCTTTGGTTATTACCTCAAGCCCCATTACAGGAAACAGCAGTGCATTTCAAAGATTTTGGACGAGATATTGCATCCATATTTCAAAACCCAATATTGATGCTTTGCTATTTAATTGGCTTTGTGTTGTTAATGACCTTTATTAACGTATATGTTGTTTTAGGAGAGAGTGTCCTCGTCCAACATGGCCAACATATTCAAACCGTTGCAGCGGTGAGTAAGTTTTTTGGTGTTGGTGGGATTATCATTTCCTTGATGGCAGGCCGTTTATCCAATCACTATTCGGTTACAAAAGTACTTGTTGGGGCATTAACGGTCACTGTACTTTCAATCATACTTATGGCACTGAATACAAGTATTATAGGTTATATTATATTAAGTGTGATTTTTGGCGGAGGCATTGGCTTTGCGTTACCGACACTTATTTCTAAAGTCGTGTTATCTGTGGATAATCATAAAGGTTTTTATATCACACTGAATACATTTGTTATATTCTTCGGCACGGCTGTTGCACCTTTAATATTAGGCTTTACCCAGCGCACACCCGCATGGTCAATGCAATTTTTATATTTAGCTGCAATTATGGCTATTGGATTAATGGCTGCTGTGATGATTTTAATACGAGAACGCCAAAAGGATTCGCATGCGTCTTGACGCGATGCGAATCCTTCTTTTACTTGGCCAAATGCTGTTTGAGAAAATCAATTAACCGGTCATAATTGACTTTTGATTCATATAGCGACATATCAAATTGATACTCATGATAAAGTGGACTATCATGAAATGTGCCTTTTACTGGAATACCGTAGTGTGTCAACGTCGCGACAAATTGACGCGCTTGATCCTCAAAAGAGCGATGTTTCGCATCTGTAATATAGCTCGGTGGAAAATGATGATCCATGTTAAGCGTTACACTTGCCTCCATCGTTTTAGGACTTACGCGCCAATGTTTATCATCAAAATATGCCCATGCCAATCGACTGAAAAGTTTGTTTGCCATCATGTCATCAGTTTTATCCATGCGTTGTGTATTTAAAAGTGAGGAATAAAAGATGGCGGTTTTGATCGTTTCAGGTGATACCGTTTGTTTGAACGCCGTCGTGTCACGATACGACTTATTCACTTGAATATTGATAAACTGACCAATAATTTGACCGCCAGCAGAGTCACCGCCAAAAGCAACTCGTGACAAATCCGCCTTATACATATGTGCATTTTTCTGAACAGTTTTATACGCTTTTTCCAAACTATAAATTGGTTCTGGATAGTGACCATCGGGGAACAAAGCATAGTTAATATTAATTACGGTATAGCCTTCACTAGCAAGAAGTTGTAAGTACGGTGTGACATCTGATTTATCGCCACTCATATAGCCACCGCCATGGACCCAAAATAATGTCGGATACGTTACTTGATTTCCACTCGGCATATAAACATCCATCAACCCTGTTTTTTCAGTAGGGTCATAAACCACGTCGAAAAGAGAAGTTACACGAGATGGAACCTGTTTAAAACGTGCATCTTGGCGCACAGTGTCTTTAATATATGCCATTTTAGAAGGTTGATTAAATAAAACTTTAGATAATAATACACCTGGCATGGGTGTAAGTTGATTTAACGTGTAAAGCGATGCAGTTAATGCTGTCGTCGTGCCTAAAGCGATTTTACCCAAAGATTGAAGATGTTTCATCATGGTGCCTCCTTGTTTGAAAATTAAACTTATTATTATCTTATAATAATGTGAACGTACATAATCTATCGTTATTTTACTATGATACGTACCGTTTAAAAAGCAAAGTGAATATAAAAGTATTGCAAGCTTGAAGGAGGTAGGGTATAATTTTAAATCGTAATAATTACTATTTGAATAGAAGGAGATTGTGCGAAAATGAAGAAACGTATTTTGGCTTTTTTAACTATCGCAGTCGTGAGTATTTTACTTGTCGCATGCGGACAATCTGATTCTGGAAAAAAATCATCTTCAAATGACAAACTCCAAGTGAAAACAACTGTGTTTCCAGTAGAATCATTCGTGAAGCAAATTGGAGGCGATCACGTTGACGTCGAATCCATTTATCCAAAAGGGACAGACTTACATAGTTATGAACCGTCACAAAAAGATATTTTAGATGCAAGTAAATCGGATTTATTTATTTATACAGGGGATAATTTAGATCCCGTTGCGAAAAAAGTAGCCGGTGCCATCAAAGATGACAATAAAAAATTGTCGTTAGAGAAACATTTAAGCAAACAAGATTTATTAAAAGACGCACACCATCATGAGGGCGAAGATCATGACCATGAGCATGGAGATAAAGCACATGACCATGATGCAGACCATAAAGAACACGACCATGATCATGAAGGCGAGCACAAAGAAGATGATCACGATCATGAAGGTCATGATCACGAAGGCCATCATCATGGCATGTACGACCCACATATTTGGTTGGATCCAAAAATGAATGAAACAATGGTAAAAGCCATTCGTGATGAATTAAGTAAAAAAGACCCTGATCATAAAGCTGAATATAAGAAAAATGCTGATAAACTATTAAAAGAACTAGATGATATCGACAAAGAGATGAAAAAAGCAACAAAAGATCATCAAGGTGAAACCGTGTATGTATCTCATGAATCATTAGGGTATCTTGCGAACCACTACGGTTTCAAACAACAAGGTGTTCAAAATATGAATGCTGAAGACCCATCACAAAAAGCACTTACAGACATTGTAAAAGCAATCAAATCTTCTAAAACAAAATACATTTTATATGAAGAAAACGTATCGAACAAAGTCACAGATACCATTCGTCAAGAAACAGATGCAGAACCATTGAAATTCAACAATATGGAATCTGTTTCAAAATCTCAAAGTGACGATGCAACATATCAATCTTTAATGAAAGAAAACATTAAAAACATTGAAAAAGCATTGAATAAATAAAAAAGGCGCCACATCCAGCATAATGAGGATGTGGCGTTTAATGTTATTGTACTTTGTTTACAGAAGCGTCATAGATAGAATCGATGGTTTCACCTAGGAGTTTATCAAACGCTTCATCTGATTGACCGACACGTAAATCATTGATTAACGCACGAGAAAAACTTGCGATGAGCCCATCATTCGTTTTTAATACTTCATTCGCATGTTCGCGGCTATACCCACCGGATAAAGCAACAACACGCACGACATTTGGATGATTAATTAGCGCTTCAAATTGATTTTTATGCGTTGGAATCGTTAATTTAAGCATCACCAATTCATCTTCTTTTAATTGATCTAAATGAGATTGAATGACTTCTGTTAAATAAGCCTCGATACCTGCTTTATCTTCAGCATCAATGTTCACTTCTGGCTCAATAATTGGTACTAAACCTTTAGCAATAATTTGTTTCGCTACCTCAAATTGTTGTGCGATGACTTGGTTAATACCTTCTTTATTGAACTCAAGAATATTTGAACGCATTTTAGTTCCGAAAATTTTATGTTCTGTAGCTCGATTTAATAAGTCATCAAGTTCAGGCATTGGTTTCATGAGCTGAACACCGTCTTTTTCTTCGGCAAGCCCTTTATCTATTTTTAAAAATGGAACAATCCCTTTATTCGCTAAATAATCACCTGTATGTTGGCCTTCGACTTCACGATCCATTGTTTGTTCGAAAAGAATCGCACCAATGATTTTATCAGAAGTAAAAGATGGTGATGTGACAATACGTGTACGCATATCGTGAACAAGGTTAAACATTTCATCATCATTATGATATTGATCTTCATTCACACCATAACCACGTAACGCTTTAGGAGTACTACCGCCACTTTGGTCTAAAGCCGCAATAAAACCTTTACCATTTTTAATTTTATCTAGTTGTTGTTGATTCATAATTTCACTCCTTTAAAAAATATCGTACATCTACAGTATGCATAAAATGTCATAGACGTTCAAATAATAAAAGTCAAACATCAAATTTAACATGAATAATAATGTATAAAGAAAGCGTTTAATCTGTTGATATGATTAAGTGCGAAATATCATAAAAAAAAGATAGATTTTAAAGTATAGAAAACTGTATAATAAATTTAAAACATTGTGTGTAAATGGTGAGGGGACTTTAATCAGTGAGGAAAATTTATATCAGCATATGTCTATGCATATTAACATTAATGACAAGCGGCTGTAGTATGTCAACAAGAGAGAAAATAGAAACAGGATTGAAAGAATCTTTGTCAGTATATCCGACAAAGAATTTGGAAGACTTCTATGACAAAGAAGGATACAGAGACAGTAATTTTAGTAAAAATGATAAAGGTTTGTGGTCAATATTTACGTCAGTTTCTAGAAAAGATAAAGAGGGATTACTTAGAACAGAAAGCGTCATCCTATATATTGATAGAAAAACAAGAACAAGTGAAGGATATTATTTTGATGAAATAGATTCCAAAAATTTTAATAAAAGATATCCGATTATGATGAAGAACAATAAACTGATTTTGAAAGATAAAAATGTTGAAAAACGTATAAAAGAAAAGGTAGAAAATTTTAAATTCTTAGTTCAATATGGAAGTTTTAAAAATTTAGGGAATTATGAGGAGAAAAATGTAATATATAATTCGGAGGCTCCGAATTATTTGATAAGTTACAAAATAAAAGAGAATGATAAAAATTTAAAGCAAATAGAAAAAGTGTTCAAAGTCAAAGGAGGAAAGAAATCTAGCTTTAGAATATATGGCAATAGTGATTTGAAAAGCATTCCAAAAGCTTCTAATAAAGTTATGTATATATTTGAAGATAACGGATATCAGTCTATCAGCTCTGTAGTGAAATTCAAATCTAGAGGAGACTTGAAGAATGAATACAATAACTCCAATTAATAAATACACTGAAAAAAACAGTGCGATATCTTATAAGTCATATGAGATTGAGACTTCTATGCTTGATAATAATAATAAATATATAATTAAGGATATGTTAAAAGAAGACTATAAAAACAATGAATTCCCATCCAACCTCCAATATGTTGATTCTTTTCTTGATAAGAAAACGGGGATGAGTGGCGTTGCATTTAAAGATAACAATACGAATAAAGTGACGATTGGTTTTGCAGGGACGAATGTGGGGTCAGGGAATACAAGCGACATGATAAAAGATGTTGGTGCAGATCTTAACATTGGTTTAAGCTTGGTTGATGCTCAAGATCCCTATTTTAATGAAACGCATATGTTCATTAATAAAATTAAAAAGAAGCATGAGATTGAAGCTTTTACCGACCACTCAAAAGGTGGCCGAGATGCAATGGTTTTAGGGATTGAACATAGCATCACAATGCCAAACACGTGAAGAATTATTTTTTGCGTATCTTTAGAATACATATATGTAAAATCTATGAATTTCTCAAAACATATAGTTCTATCTATTTTATTGTAAATTGTATATATGTTAATGGCAGAATATTGTAAGATTTATTTAAAACACTATTAGAAAGTGGTGGCTTCATGAAATTAGCTAAACATTTACTAATCATATTAGGGGTGATGGTATCCATGAGTTTGTTAAGTAGTTGTGGCATGTCAACAAGAGAAAAAATAGAATCAGGGTTAAAAGTACCATTATCTGTATATCCAACAAAGAATTTGGAAGATTTTTATGATAAAGAAGGATATAGAGACAGTAACTTTAGTAAAGGTGATAAAGGTGTGTGGTCAGTGATATCAGCGATATCTAAGAGGAATGAAGAAGGGAAAATAAGAATGGAAGGCGTGATGTTATATATAGATAGAAATACCAGAACAAGTGAAGGCTATTACTTTGTTGATAATGAAAGTGAAGATGAACACAAAAATGGTGAAAAAAAGTATCCTCTTATAATGAAAAATAATCAATTAATACTCAAAGACAAAAATGTAGACGAAGACATTCAAAGAAAAGTAAAGGACTTTAAATTTTTTGTCCAATTTGGTAATTTGAGTGATTTAGATCGATATAAAGAAAAAGATGCGAGTTATAATTCCTTAGCCCCTAACTATTTAATTAGTTATCATTTAAATCAAAATGACGATAATTTGAAAGAAATACTGAAACTATACAGTATCAAAGCAGGAGAAAACCCAGAACTTAAAATTTATGGAGATGGTGATTTCAAAAGTGATGCAATTGATACAAACACGATTAATTACAAATTAAAAGGCGAGGTAGGTAGATTCTATAACTCGTCAGTAAGTTATGAACCTAAAAGAGGGTTAATTCATGAATGATTGATTTTCTATTTAAGTGAATTTCGATAAAAAATGAGTGAGGTACACCATGAAATTAATGAAAAAAATTATAATCATCGCAGGATTGATGATGACGATTGGGTTATTAAGTAGTTGTGATTTTACGACAAGACAAAAGATTGAATCAGGATTAAAAGAACCATTATCTGTGTATCCGACAAAAAATTTAGAAGACTTTTATGATAAAGAAGGGTACAGAGACAGTAACTTTAGTAAAGATGATAAAGGTGTGTGGATGGTGATATCAGCGATATCTAAGAGGAATGAAGAAGGCGAACTTAGGATGGAAGGCGTAAAGTTATATATCGATAGAAATACCAGAACAAGTGAAGGGTATTACTTTATCGATAATTCTAGTAAGGATGAACGTAAAAATGGTGAAAAAAAGTATCCACTTATAATGAAAGATAATCAATTGATACTTAAAGACAATAATGTAGACGAAGACATTCAAAGAAAAGTAAAGGACTTTAAGTTTTTTGTCCAATTTGGGAATTTGAGTGATTTAGATCGATATAAAGAAAAAGATGCGAGTTATAATTCCTTAGCCCCTAACTATTTAATTAGTTATCATTTAAATCAAAATGACGATAATTTGAAAGAAATACAAAAACTATACAGTATCAAAGCAGGAGAAAACCCAGAACTTAAAATTTATGGAGATGGTGATTTCAAAAGTGATACTTTCAAATCAAACACGGTAAATTACAAATTAAATGGCAAGGTAGGGAGACTCTATAATTCGGTAGTTAGTTATAAGCCTAAAAGAGGTATAACTTATGAATAATATATCACCAGTTAATGCATATACTGAGAAAAACACCGCAATTTCATATCAATCTTATAAAATCGAAACGTCCAGATTAAAAGGACATTCTTCATTTGAAGTATTAGATAACTCTGTTAAAAATGCAATGGATAGTAATACTTTCCCACCCAACCTCCAATATGTTGATTCTTTTCTTGATAAGAAAACGGGGATGAGTGGCGTTGCATTTAAAGACACCCATACGAATAAAGTGACGATTGGTTTTGCAGGGACGAATGTGGGGTCAGGGAATACAAGCGACATGATAAAAGATGTTGGTGCAGATCTTAACATTGGTTTAAGCTTGGTGGATGCACATGACCCATATTTTAATGAAACGCATAAGTTCATTAATAAAATTAAAAAGGATCATGATATTGAAGCCTTTACTGGTCACTCTAAAGGTGGTCGAGATGCGATGGTTTTAGGGATTGAACATGGCATTATAATGCCAAACACGTGAAGAATTATTTTTTACGTATCTTTAGAATACATAGATTTAAAATCTATGTATTCCTCAAAATATATAGTTCTATTTATTTAATTGTAAATTGTATATATGTTAATGGTAGAATATTGTATAATTTATTTAAAACACTATTAAAGAGTGGTGGCTTCATGAAATTAGCTAAACATTTACTCATCATGTTAGGGGTGATGGTATCCATGAGTTTATTAAGTAGTTGTGGCATGTCAACAAGAGAGAAAATAGAATCAGGGTTAAAAGAACCATTATCTGTATATCCGACAAAGAATTTGGAAGACTTTTATGATAAAGAAGGATATAGAGACAGTAACTTTAGTAAAGATGATAAAGGTGTGTGGTCAATAATAACAGTGATAGGAAATTACAATGATGAAGGAAAGTTGAGGATGGAAGGTGTAATATTATATATCGATAGA
The sequence above is a segment of the Staphylococcus hyicus genome. Coding sequences within it:
- a CDS encoding tandem-type lipoprotein, with protein sequence MRKIYISICLCILTLMTSGCSMSTREKIETGLKESLSVYPTKNLEDFYDKEGYRDSNFSKNDKGLWSIFTSVSRKDKEGLLRTESVILYIDRKTRTSEGYYFDEIDSKNFNKRYPIMMKNNKLILKDKNVEKRIKEKVENFKFLVQYGSFKNLGNYEEKNVIYNSEAPNYLISYKIKENDKNLKQIEKVFKVKGGKKSSFRIYGNSDLKSIPKASNKVMYIFEDNGYQSISSVVKFKSRGDLKNEYNNSN
- a CDS encoding MFS transporter, which gives rise to MLFITGLLVMFSLYSTITIGASIAQDFSVPVTNTPLASMAFSFTFALGCLIYGILSDKFGRKQIMLYGLIAHTIFTLLSVFSTSFMMLVVFRGAQGLAAAAYAPIIIAYISDLFPENKRVTATSFMTMGFLFAGIFGQVISEMIANAYDWRMVFLILGNCYAVLAVVNLWLLPQAPLQETAVHFKDFGRDIASIFQNPILMLCYLIGFVLLMTFINVYVVLGESVLVQHGQHIQTVAAVSKFFGVGGIIISLMAGRLSNHYSVTKVLVGALTVTVLSIILMALNTSIIGYIILSVIFGGGIGFALPTLISKVVLSVDNHKGFYITLNTFVIFFGTAVAPLILGFTQRTPAWSMQFLYLAAIMAIGLMAAVMILIRERQKDSHAS
- a CDS encoding fructose bisphosphate aldolase produces the protein MNQQQLDKIKNGKGFIAALDQSGGSTPKALRGYGVNEDQYHNDDEMFNLVHDMRTRIVTSPSFTSDKIIGAILFEQTMDREVEGQHTGDYLANKGIVPFLKIDKGLAEEKDGVQLMKPMPELDDLLNRATEHKIFGTKMRSNILEFNKEGINQVIAQQFEVAKQIIAKGLVPIIEPEVNIDAEDKAGIEAYLTEVIQSHLDQLKEDELVMLKLTIPTHKNQFEALINHPNVVRVVALSGGYSREHANEVLKTNDGLIASFSRALINDLRVGQSDEAFDKLLGETIDSIYDASVNKVQ
- a CDS encoding metal ABC transporter solute-binding protein, Zn/Mn family, with product MKKRILAFLTIAVVSILLVACGQSDSGKKSSSNDKLQVKTTVFPVESFVKQIGGDHVDVESIYPKGTDLHSYEPSQKDILDASKSDLFIYTGDNLDPVAKKVAGAIKDDNKKLSLEKHLSKQDLLKDAHHHEGEDHDHEHGDKAHDHDADHKEHDHDHEGEHKEDDHDHEGHDHEGHHHGMYDPHIWLDPKMNETMVKAIRDELSKKDPDHKAEYKKNADKLLKELDDIDKEMKKATKDHQGETVYVSHESLGYLANHYGFKQQGVQNMNAEDPSQKALTDIVKAIKSSKTKYILYEENVSNKVTDTIRQETDAEPLKFNNMESVSKSQSDDATYQSLMKENIKNIEKALNK
- a CDS encoding tandem-type lipoprotein, yielding MKLAKHLLIILGVMVSMSLLSSCGMSTREKIESGLKVPLSVYPTKNLEDFYDKEGYRDSNFSKGDKGVWSVISAISKRNEEGKIRMEGVMLYIDRNTRTSEGYYFVDNESEDEHKNGEKKYPLIMKNNQLILKDKNVDEDIQRKVKDFKFFVQFGNLSDLDRYKEKDASYNSLAPNYLISYHLNQNDDNLKEILKLYSIKAGENPELKIYGDGDFKSDAIDTNTINYKLKGEVGRFYNSSVSYEPKRGLIHE
- a CDS encoding type 1 glutamine amidotransferase domain-containing protein; its protein translation is MKKIMIVNTSHTQFDGTDKPTGLWLSELVHFYDVFHGNEDYQIDLYNIKGGETPLDPVSLTPGILDKLTKSYYENELFMDQLKLTPSIDTADPSAYDVIYFTGGHGVMYDFPGNTHVQQAINTIYDKGGIVASVCHGAAALLEAKRPNHYFLIDGKKLTGFSNAEEVLANRKKIVPFELESELKLKGAQYTKSKVPMKGFIQVDGNLITGQNPASAKKVAEAVKDALASK
- a CDS encoding alpha/beta hydrolase; the protein is MKHLQSLGKIALGTTTALTASLYTLNQLTPMPGVLLSKVLFNQPSKMAYIKDTVRQDARFKQVPSRVTSLFDVVYDPTEKTGLMDVYMPSGNQVTYPTLFWVHGGGYMSGDKSDVTPYLQLLASEGYTVININYALFPDGHYPEPIYSLEKAYKTVQKNAHMYKADLSRVAFGGDSAGGQIIGQFINIQVNKSYRDTTAFKQTVSPETIKTAIFYSSLLNTQRMDKTDDMMANKLFSRLAWAYFDDKHWRVSPKTMEASVTLNMDHHFPPSYITDAKHRSFEDQARQFVATLTHYGIPVKGTFHDSPLYHEYQFDMSLYESKVNYDRLIDFLKQHLAK
- a CDS encoding tandem-type lipoprotein is translated as MKLMKKIIIIAGLMMTIGLLSSCDFTTRQKIESGLKEPLSVYPTKNLEDFYDKEGYRDSNFSKDDKGVWMVISAISKRNEEGELRMEGVKLYIDRNTRTSEGYYFIDNSSKDERKNGEKKYPLIMKDNQLILKDNNVDEDIQRKVKDFKFFVQFGNLSDLDRYKEKDASYNSLAPNYLISYHLNQNDDNLKEIQKLYSIKAGENPELKIYGDGDFKSDTFKSNTVNYKLNGKVGRLYNSVVSYKPKRGITYE